One stretch of Blastocatellia bacterium DNA includes these proteins:
- a CDS encoding amidase, which produces MKREQTTNRQLRGRQNRPISRRNFVRLLSATGVASFSPRLSVASATQSLLLSDSQQQGPPQVPQRVSKEMLQAAQRLIGIELTDAQITMALPRVNQNLANYETLRQISIPLDTEPAIEFHPTRPPTHRRHVPRQRTPVRLRPVSTPAFKKLDDLAFASIAELAQLIRTRRVSSVDLTTMYLERLKKYGPQLHCVVTLTEDLALDQARDADREIRRGRYRGPLHGIPWGAKDLFATKGIRTTWGAEPYRDQVIDYDATVVERLREAGAILVAKLSLGALAQGPRWFGGVTRTPWNIQENSSGSSAGSAAATAAGLVGFSLGTETLGSIISPSSRCGVVGLRPTYGRVSRYGAMILSPTMDKVGPICRYVEDCALVLEAIYGPDGRDHTVADIPFSWVPNTDISGLRIGYLKAEFEEGTEARRTMYAAALDALRKAGARLEPMELPSFPARALLIILNAEAAASFDDLTRSGGVDQLSGQGPGDWPNTFRVARFIPAVEYLRAQRARRLLMRQMDELMAQWDVFVSPAPGSASLTITNLTGHPAVCVPCGFINGMPQAIMFTGRLYDEATLLRVALAFERATEWHKRHPKMDWA; this is translated from the coding sequence ATGAAACGAGAACAAACAACAAATCGCCAGTTGAGAGGGAGACAAAACCGACCGATCAGCCGGCGCAACTTTGTTCGACTCCTTTCGGCTACCGGAGTTGCTAGTTTTTCTCCCCGCCTCTCCGTGGCGTCTGCCACACAATCCCTGTTGTTATCAGACTCTCAGCAGCAGGGTCCACCCCAGGTCCCTCAACGCGTCAGCAAAGAAATGCTCCAGGCGGCGCAGCGACTGATCGGGATCGAACTGACCGACGCGCAGATCACGATGGCGCTTCCGCGGGTCAATCAGAATCTGGCCAATTACGAGACTCTTCGGCAAATCTCCATCCCTCTTGATACCGAACCTGCCATCGAGTTTCATCCCACGCGACCGCCCACGCACCGACGACACGTTCCCAGGCAGCGGACTCCCGTTCGGTTGCGGCCAGTCAGCACCCCAGCGTTCAAAAAGTTAGACGATCTCGCCTTTGCCTCGATCGCCGAGCTTGCTCAACTGATTCGCACGCGGCGTGTTTCGTCGGTAGACCTCACCACGATGTACCTCGAGCGCCTGAAAAAGTACGGGCCCCAACTTCATTGCGTTGTGACGCTCACGGAAGACCTCGCACTCGATCAAGCCCGCGATGCCGACAGGGAAATTCGCCGGGGTCGTTATCGCGGTCCGCTGCATGGAATTCCCTGGGGTGCAAAAGATCTCTTTGCGACAAAGGGCATTCGCACGACCTGGGGCGCAGAACCCTATCGAGACCAGGTGATTGATTATGACGCAACTGTTGTCGAGAGGCTACGGGAAGCCGGCGCGATCCTGGTGGCGAAGCTTTCGCTTGGTGCCTTAGCCCAGGGACCACGCTGGTTTGGCGGCGTCACCCGAACTCCCTGGAATATTCAGGAGAATTCCAGCGGATCGTCAGCCGGTTCAGCGGCGGCGACGGCCGCCGGTCTGGTGGGATTTTCGCTCGGAACGGAAACTCTCGGATCCATTATCTCGCCTTCGTCGCGCTGTGGTGTTGTCGGGTTGCGACCGACTTACGGGCGTGTGAGCCGCTACGGCGCAATGATTCTCAGCCCAACAATGGATAAGGTCGGCCCCATCTGTCGCTACGTCGAAGATTGCGCTCTGGTTCTGGAGGCCATTTACGGTCCTGATGGACGAGATCACACCGTCGCCGATATCCCTTTTTCCTGGGTCCCCAACACAGATATATCCGGCCTACGAATCGGCTATCTCAAAGCCGAATTTGAGGAAGGCACAGAAGCCCGTCGAACGATGTATGCTGCCGCTCTGGATGCGTTGAGAAAAGCGGGAGCCAGGCTCGAGCCGATGGAGCTTCCCTCCTTCCCGGCCCGCGCACTTCTCATCATCCTGAACGCCGAAGCGGCTGCGTCCTTTGATGATCTCACCCGATCGGGAGGCGTTGATCAACTGAGTGGACAGGGGCCCGGAGACTGGCCCAATACCTTCCGCGTAGCCCGATTCATTCCCGCCGTCGAGTATCTGCGGGCTCAGCGCGCGCGAAGGCTGCTCATGCGCCAGATGGATGAACTGATGGCGCAGTGGGATGTTTTCGTCTCTCCCGCCCCGGGCAGTGCCAGCCTCACGATCACAAACTTGACCGGGCATCCTGCTGTCTGCGTTCCCTGTGGCTTTATAAACGGCATGCCTCAGGCAATCATGTTCACCGGACGGCTCTATGATGAAGCCACGCTACTTCGTGTGGCGTTGGCATTTGAGCGAGCCACCGAGTGGCACAAGCGCCATCCCAAAATGGATTGGGCATAA